ATTGGCACAGTAACAGTCAGGCTCTCCTCTATTTGTATTTATAGGTACAGTCGAGAGCTGCAATATAGGTTCCttaagacagtacagtatgaggtatagtttattgtgtacccacaacattccttctctgtatatttgtatttatacatatgggaggaggtgccatattgattcccttagacagtacagtatgagggtatagcttattgtatgcccagaacattccttctccgtatatttgtatttatacatatggaaggagggaggtgccatattgattcccttagacagtacagtatgagggtatagcttattgtgtgcccagaacattccttctccgtatatttgtatttatacatatggaaggagggaGGTgctatattgattcccttagaccaggggcgtccaaactttttgcaaaaagggccagatttagtgaggtgaaaatgtgtgagggctgAGCATTCAGCCTAAAATTCATTCCGATGTAGCTAGTTTATGATCaagatcattcactcctggagatggacacatacacagcgtttaggaagtggagaagtgaagtttgtttggacttattctctgccactgccacttggtctatattgctgcctgtgtgctgaaggtgttggcaatagacactaatgtgcccaaatattactgctacggctatgcgattcctgattgcactgtacatggagggccgcattattattaattttatgatggaggctgagggcccgtgtaaatttgaaaaaggaccgcaattggcccgcgggcctgactttggacattcctgccttagacagtacagtatgagggtagagCTTGTTGTGCCTGGGAAGAGCTCAGTGCTTGGAGCAAGCTGGATTAGTTAGAAGTGGGTTCAGTACAAATGTACCCAGCTTTAACACTGTGGCTGCCCAAGATACTGCATGTGTGAGTGTCATGAGGTTCATGTGCCACTTATGGAGCAGGTCCGGCATGTGGGATTCCCATGTCTCTAGGAAGGATCTGGTCCTAGTAAAGTGACATTAAGGAAGAGCTATAAtggcaaaattcctttattgacctacaattcccatcatgcaCTTCCTGCTGAGGGGTTAATGGCTGGTATGAGGCTGTCACACAGCATCCAGGCTACTGACTTCTGAGCAATTGTATCATTCAACACCGGGTGAAGTGTTTGAGAGTGAAATAAAGTGCAGTGTGTGTATCTGGTGCAGCCTCTGAGAGGGAGGATTTAGCTGTGGCCCCTAGGGACATGTCTGAGTGATGCTTTATTATGTTTCcttacatcaggggtgtccaaactttttgcaatgagggccagatttggtgaggtgagaATGTGTGGGGGCctaccattcagcctgacattctttgaaccattaacatcatttaaatcATATAAACAAGGAATTgcctagccgtagcagtaatatttgggcacattagtgaaatgatctgccacttggtctatactgctgcctgtgtgctgaaggtgttagcaatagacacgtactggaacgtagtttgacaccttcagcccttaagaagtatgcgagagcggtacgtccaaatattactgctacggctaagtgattcctgattgcactgtgctggcgggccacattattattaatttcatgatggaggctgagggcaggTGTAAATTTGAAGAGGGGCCTCATTTGGCCCCCGgtccacactttggacatgccccTCTGGTTGAGAGTTCTGATCAGTATGTGAATAACCTTTAGGGGTCAGCGACCCAGAGACTGCCCAACATGCCCAGTACATCTTATTGTTTCCTCTGTTGCAGGATCAGGAATGGTGAATAACCGGATCTCCGAGTCTACCACCACAGCGGTGAGCAATAACGGCAGCCCTCCCAAAGCCTGTGCCGGCTGCGGGGGCAAAATTGCAGACAGGTTCTTGCTCTATTCTATGGACCGGTACTGGCACACCCGGTGCCTGAAATGTTCCTGCTGCCAAGCACAACTGGGCGAGATTGGCACGTCCTGTTACACAAAGAGCGGCATGATCCTGTGCCGGAATGACTACATCCGGTAAGTGCTGGGGCTCACCTTGATTTCAAAGTTCATCTTTGTCCAATCAGTTTGGAGGGTTCCTTAAAAAGCAAAGGCATGTCAATGATAAGGCAGCATTGTGCCCCCCCTCCAAAGCTCTGTGTGCCAGGAGTGGAAGCCAAATGTGTGGGAGAGCAGAAGCGACAGAATTTGCAGCTGTTCTTTCCCTCGTTCCCACAATCACCACTGGCACCAACTTACCTGCCCCTTCCCCCTCAGACACTAGGACACCCAGGTTCTGTCATTGGCACCAGCAGGGATTTCTGTCCGAGGGCACCATCTTCCTGATAGGAGACTTATTTTTGGAGGGGGTAGCCTGGCACAGAGGGGGTTCATGCTGTGGGGAACCTGAGCCTTCAGCAGCTGCTCAATGCCAATATAGTGAGGCAGCTGGCTGGTGAGCAGTACGGGTGACGGCAGGAGCCAGCTGAGTGGATTTGGGGCAGTTATTAGGTGCCAGTAGAGTAGATAAGGGGTGGGGGGACTGACGTTATAGCTGCTAAGCTGTTGGGTATCAGTTTTAATGCCCAAGATGCCATCCATTCTCCTGCAGTTGGCAGAGACACAATATCTGTTCAGTGTCTTTGTGTCCCCGACTCCTGCTTCTGCCTGTGCCAGCGACAACTGTCTGTGAGTGCACTTGTACCCCATACCTACTTGTACCCAAAAGATAGCCCCCCCACAAAGCTGCCTGTATACATGTGACATGCAGTGGCAAATCATACATAACATATATTTGCCTGTTTGCACAGATCAATGAGCCAGGTTTCAGTGGTTTCACTTAGATTTTACACTCTTCTGTTAACCCCTGATTTAGTTGCATCAACATAAAAGCCCCACTGCATAGGAACTGTCCCTGCCCCCAAGACCCCCCCGTCCCCTTCTTTGGCAGGTGAACTTCTCTCTCTGCATTAGGGAAACATATGGTGTCAATTACATCCCTGTTATTTTCTATTAAGTTCAATTCTGTTCCTCACCAGGAGGGCCTTGGAGCCAGCTCTAGAATGTATTAGGCCCCTCCCATACCCCCTGGGGCCCTTTATTAGAACCTCTCTGTGGCAGAGGTCCACTGATGCATGGCAAATGCCTTCACTGGCACCGAAAGAGTCACTAGCAAATCTGCGTCTCCACTCGGGCCCTTCTGTTCCTTGCAAATGGAAGGAATAGCAGGGGCCCCTCTCACAATTAAGATGAACATTCTGGCCCCTTTTATTAGATTGGATGGCAGTTTGGTGGTGGCACTGGGATGTAGTCAGGGAGCAGGATATTAAAGGCAAACTCACATAAATTACACACAGTTCAGGAGAGATTCTTGAGAGACGCAGAGAAAACATTTCATTAGAGTAGTGCGTTTAATCCCAAAGAGTTTACAGTCTGCTGCTGGGAAGAATCTGTCAGGAAGGTGCCCAGATGCCTTGCCTGGGCAGAAATTGCTATAGGCTTGGGCTATACTAATGTTTCCAGTGGTTGCCGAATGTGCACTCCCTGCCATGAGTTCTCTTGCCTATGGGCACGGCTGGCACACCTTGGCAGCTAACAGGCAGGAGTTGCAGGAGGCAAATGATATCCTGCTCTGTGCCAACGTTCCAGAAGGGAAAATGTGCAAGAACTGACGGATCCGCCCATCTCACAAACCCAACACTGGGTGCCTATGCCAGCAGTTTGTTGCCACACCTGATTGATTGATGATTAATCGACTGCAGCATGCAGTTGTATCCTTTGGCAGGGGGTTGCAGTTCAGCAAGAGTCCAATGTCACATATTTAGATTCAGGAGGGCAGTTGCACAACACCTGATGCCGTACTTCTCTCCTTGCCAGGTTGTTTGGGAACAGCGGCGCTTGCAATGCGTGTGGCCAGTCCATCCCTGCCAGTGAAATGGTCATGCGGGCACAAGGCAGTGTTTACCATCTGAAGGTAAGCCACCCCATCTTCTAATTTTACCTACCCAGAATGCATGCTTACTTAGTTTGCAGGGTCAGTGGAGCCAGGTGGCctgatggcatttttagccaacgTAAAGCCACCATCCACAGCTCCTCCATATTCATTATGCCCGAGAGCCCAGGCAGCACAGAGAGAGGGAACCAGTTATCCCTGGCGCTCTGATGTGTTGGATTTGGAATGCTTGGATCCGGTAATAAATGTGCTTTCTCCTTCCCCTCAGTGTTTCACATGTGCCACATGCAGGAACAGACTTGTACCGGGAGACAGGTTTCACTACGTCAATGGCACCATCTTCTGCGAACACGACCGTCCCACAGGGCTACTGAATGGCCATTTAAATCCCCTCCAGAGTAACCCCCTCCAAGGCAGCCCCATGCTTCCTGACCAGAAAGTGAGTATcggttggcttctgctacatagttTCATGAGTCTGAAGCAGCGGTGAAGATTTGACCCTAATCTCTTGTGTTGCCCCTGCAGGTTTGCTAAGAGACGGAGCGTGAGCCAGATGTGTACCCCTCGTGCCTTCTGTTAATATTACCTTGGAGACACATCCGTGACAtagaaatatatctatatataaatatatatataaagaaatatatccCCTCCCCTCCTCTGcttattttttctttgcttggTCGAGGGTGCCTCCTCGCGCCCCGCCCACCACAGACATTAATTGGTGTTTCCGTCTTGGAGGAGTAGGGACAAAGAGACTTGTAAATGAGATGTACAAAAAGACATTTAGGATGAATTTGGGGGAGGAGCTTGGAAGCTATAGACCCTTTGTGATGTGCACTGGATACTCCTGTTTGGCCTGTATGGCCAATCACAAGCTCCATTATGGACACAAGGCCACAGTGGGATACTGATTTGCTGTTGGAGAGTGGAAAAGTCGGTATGGATTCTGTACAGGCCAACGATGCTGCCATATTGTATTGGACACGCCCCAGGGAGGAGCCTTGCAAAGTGCATTGGGGGTCCCACCTCAGTAAAGGAAATGCATCCATTTATATAATGATCCATCAGGGCCTGGGGGATGGCAGCAGGTAGGAAACCCACCCTTGGCCAATGTGCGGATTGAGGCTACTGTTGGATTTATACTgactgtgcatgctgggagatgaAGTTCATCAGACATTTCATGGCTGAGCATGATATTGGTGTGGTCCCTTTCTGTTATGCTGGTGCAGGAGCCTGATATTGTGTAATTAACATAATTAACGGAGTCGCTGATTTTCTGTTCCCACCCCCTGTgactgatgggagttgtagttaaggaACAACCGTTGGATCTCCTGGCTTTCAGTTCAGTACGACCAGTGTAGTTCCCCCATGGAGGGCTAACATCAGGGTGATCCAGGCCACAGCCCTAGTGCAGTTGCTGAACTACAGACAAGGAGAGAGTGGGCACAGATCTGTAAGTGGTTTGGGGGTGCAGTAGCCAGTCATTTTATGTCTGGTCTCAGAACAGCACTTAATTTGGGGGGTGAGCTTCGGGTGGAAAAGCACTGGATTGTCACGGGCAATGCTGGACCGGTGGCCGAGTGCCACGCCCCCTGCGCACAAGCACATAATAGTGGGACTGATGTCACTGGCTCCCTAGGGTGAGATGTTCCTGTTGGGATGGGGGCAGTATTTATTTGCCTCTTTTCTAAGTGAGCTGTTGCCATGAAATAAGTGTTGGTAATGAGGCAAGAGCACGGCTTTAGCTTATTATACATGCCAGCTAAGTGCACCTTTCAGCACCCGATTGTGACATGTGAGCCCGGGGGGCTTGAGATACTGAGAGGGGTCGATGAGAGATGATTATGGACTGAGCAGCAGAACTAGATCCTGAGTGTCCATAgcaattaaccccccccccccccccgggcgcCCTGTCTCACTCAATTCTAAATCCAGCCTGGGACTAATGAGGGACATTCCAACCCCCCACCAAAAACATTATGTCTGGAGTCAAATATCCCACATACGTCCCTCCCTGAGAATGTGGCCCAGTGCGCCAGCTGGGGGCCACGGCTCTTCCTGACCAACCAATGGCACAGGAACACTGCACCCTCTTTTCTACCTGCTGATTTTAACCATGGCAAATAGTTTGGTAAGTGAATGCAGGGGAGGATCTGGCACAGGGTGAGCAGCCCCACA
This Xenopus laevis strain J_2021 chromosome 8S, Xenopus_laevis_v10.1, whole genome shotgun sequence DNA region includes the following protein-coding sequences:
- the lmo4.2.S gene encoding LIM domain transcription factor LMO4-B, with the protein product MVNNRISESTTTAVSNNGSPPKACAGCGGKIADRFLLYSMDRYWHTRCLKCSCCQAQLGEIGTSCYTKSGMILCRNDYIRLFGNSGACNACGQSIPASEMVMRAQGSVYHLKCFTCATCRNRLVPGDRFHYVNGTIFCEHDRPTGLLNGHLNPLQSNPLQGSPMLPDQKVC